GGGCAAGGGCCTGAGGATATGTGTGGTCCGGCCTCCttggtttttcattttattttgctttttattattattattatttatttaatttttattaacattttccatgattataaaaaaaaaatcccatggtaataccctccctcccccctattttgcttttttttaatttgttttttgaggtagggtctccgtctagcccaggctgacctggaattcactatgtagtctcagggtggccttgaactcatggagatcctcttacctctgcctcctgagtgctgggattaaagccgcatggcaccatgcctggcttggtttttcattttattgtaatgttgatgtgtttgtttgtttgttttccatctgtgtgtggtgcatgtttgtatgcatgtggtcacgtgtgtgtgcaggtgcttgtgcatgtgtgtctggaggttACAGGTCAATGTCAAGTGTCCTCCTTAGTCTCTCTTCaccttcttctttgagacagggtatctcactgaacctggatctcactcatttggctagactagccatcaagtcccaggatcctcctgtcttcacctcccaagtgctgggattgcagacacatgGCCCCCTACACCTGGCTTACACATGGTTGTCAGGGATTTGAGCTCAAGCTTGTTTGTGCTGCcgtcactttacccactgaggcgTATCTCTTCACgcctggttggttggtttttttttttggagacagagacgtatgtagaccaggttggccttaaactattggtgtagccaaggatgaccttgaactcctgagcctcctgccttcacctcccaagtgccaggattacaggtgtgtgccaccatgcccggctcccatgTTGACTTCCCATCATCTCTTTGTACAGGTTCCCATATGCAGTGGTGGACTTTGATTCTTGTGGGGTTTCCCAGTCGTCACAGTTCTTCAAAGAAACAAGtgtttgcttttctcttctcttaggTCTCTAGTTGCCTTCCCCTTGGGTCCTGTGTCACCCATATAGTCTAGCATAATGCAGAGAGACCTGAGAGCTCTGCAGCTGTCTCCCCTTTGTCTGCCTAGGAAGTCGATGCTAGCTGCAGGGCCACTGCCCCTCAGAGACCAAGGGGTCTAAGGTAGCACGTTAGCCCTCATGGTGCCATGTTTTGATGAGCCAGCTGAGACCATCCTGCCTGCTGCCCACAGGAGATAGTCAATTTCAACTGCCGGAAGCTGGTGGCTTCCATGCCTCTGTTTGCCAACGCGGACCCCAACTTTGTCACGGCCATGCTGACGAAGCTGAAGTTCGAGgtcttccagccaggtgactacaTCATCCGCGAGGGGACCATTGGCAAGAAGATGTACTTCATCCAGCACGGGGTGGTGAGCGTGCTCACCAAGGGAAACAAGGAGATGAAGCTATCTGATGGCTCCTATTTTGGCGGTGAGCACTAAGCAGCAGGGCTGGGCACCTGGGGTTGGGTGGGTGGTCGTGTGCTGGGCAGCCACTGAGGCACCTCTTTCGGCTGCACAGAGATCTGCCTGCTCACACGGGGTCGGCGCACAGCCAGCGTGCGTGCTGACACCTACTGCCGCCTCTACTCACTGAGTGTGGACAACTTCAACGAGGTGCTGGAGGAGTACCCCATGATGCGGCGGGCCTTCGAGACTGTGGCCATCGACCGCCTGGACCGCATCGGTAAGCCACCAGCCTTCCTGGGAGGGTTCCGCAGAGGGGGAGGCATGGTCTGGCCAAATGCATCCCAGGTTCCCAAGGGAAGTTAGGGGCTCTATTTGTTCAGTGCCTACATTCCGCTAGGGTACCAATGGATCCCAAGGTCACTTCAAGGGCAGTGGTCTGGGGTTTGTAGCACACACAGCTGGGCTGTGCACCTTTGTGTGTGCGTAGGGGGGGGACACATAAAGGACACACCACAGTCCAGGTTGAAAGGTGTCTTCTGAAGTGGACACAACTTGTACTAAAACCCCCGAGATGGAAAGGAGGCCTtgaggaaggaggctggagaggcaAGAAGGACCTGGTGGGCCACAGCAGAGAGAGGTTGGACTAAACCAGGAGCATTATGGAGCCTTGGAAAgttccaagtgtgtgtgtgggggggggggatggtggtCTGGCTTGGTGGGCGTATGTGGCTTCAGAGGCAGGGAGTGGTGGGGCCCTGAGAATGGCCAGTGACAGGACATAAGGATTAGAAAAGCAGCATGGTGTGGCGTGGGAAAGGTCAAAGGGGATCACAGCAAGCACTCAACAAATGCTGTTATATGACTAGCATACTCTCCAGGGGGCATGTGTTTAGTTTAGACAGTGTTAAGTATGTTAAGTGCAGCAGGCACTTAACACATGCTGAGCATGCAATAAGGACTTATGGGCTGTGCCTGGGACTTGCAAGCTGCCCCTTGCAGGCTGTCTGTGTGTGGTGACTGCATGGGAGCTGTGTGCACATTTGCTAACCGTGCGAGTCTTGCTCCATCCACCACGGTGCTTGAAGTTCACGAGTGTGTCATGAGCTTTTGTACACAGCAGGTGCTCAGGACAGCCTGCTGCATGCAGCCAGTGCGCTGGGTGAGCTGGCTGTGCACAGCCAATACCCTGTGCACGATGGTGAACACTGTTTACCGAAAGCACCCGGTGCCACATTCATACTTGATAACAGTGGGCGCTCTGTACCTCCTGTACGCAGCAGGCACACTGCATACAGCAGGCGCTGTCCTGTGCACAAACTGTCCAGAGGGGGCGCCCCATCCCCGCCCCAGCAGTAGGCTGACGCACCCCGTTCCCCCCACTTCCAACCTTCTGCAGGAAAGAAGAACTCCATCCTGCTCCACAAGGTGCAGCACGACCTGAGCTCGGGCGTGTTCAACAACCAGGAGAACGCCATCATCCAGGAGATCGTTAAGTACGACCGCGAGATGGCGCAGCAGGCCGAGCTGGGCCAGCGCGTGGGCCTCTtcccgcccccgccgccgccgcaggtCACATCTGCCATCGCCACACTACAGCAGGCTGTGGCCATGAGCTTCTGCCCGCAGGTGGCGCGACCACTCGTGGGGCCCCTGGCGCTGGGCTCTCCACGCCTTCTGCGTCGCGCCCCCGCGGGGCCTCCGCCCCATGCCGCCGCAGCCACCTCCTCCTCGCCGGGGCCCAGCGCCAGCCCCCCGGGCGCGCCCGCCAGTCCTCGGGCACAGCGGACCTCGCCCTACGGGCCGCCCGGCTCCCCGGCGGCGCGCGTTGGGCCAGCGCTGCCCGCGCGCCGCCTAAGCCGCGCCTCGCGCCCGCTGTCCGCCTCGCAGCCCTCGCTGCCCCATGGCGCGCCGGCGCCCGGCCCCGCAGCCTCCGCGCGCCCGGCCAGCAGCTCCACGCCGCGCCTGGGGCCCGCGCCTGCCGCGAGACCCGCTGCACCTAGCCCCGAGCGGAGGGACTCGGCTTCGCTGGGTGCTGCCGGCGGCCTCGACCCGCTGGACTCTGCGCGCTCGCGCCTCTCGTCCAACTTGTGACCCTCGCGTGCCCCGCGGGCCGGGCGGGGCCTCCACACCAAAGCCATGCCACGCGCGCCGCCGCCCGCGTCCCAGCCATAGACGGACCGGGTAGTCGTAGTGGACGGGCAGCGGCAGGGCCCCGCGCCCGGCCGTCCCCTCATTGCCCCGCGCACACCCTCATCGCCCCTGCCCCCAGCGGCCGCACGGGGGAGCGAGGGGCTCCTTCACCTCGGTGCCTCAGTTCCCCCAACTGTGAAAGCGGAAGGCCTGGGCCCTGGCCGAGGACCTGGCCGTGGAGCCGCCCGCCCCGCGAGCGCAGTCATAGGAGGATTCTGGTTCCATGTGCAATACTCGGCCTGCCGGCTTTCCGCTGCCCCCGTCGCGCTCACGCAATAACCGGCTCGGCCCCTGTCCACACGTCAGCGGTCACTTCCCTGGAGCAGGCACCCAGCACCTAGGGACAGGCGTCCGGGCCGCGCCAGTATGGGGGCGAGGCCGGGGTCCCCGCCATCACCATGAATGTACTGACGAGTGGAGGCAGCAGTGCCCACCGCGGCCCCTATGCCCCATTAACCCACAGCCCATTCCGCGCAATAAACGACAGCATTGGCGCCCAGCGCGCCGCGTCTCATTGCTTGGTGGTGCGCACAACCCAAGAAAGCGATGGTTCGAGTGGGTGGTAACAGATCTTTATTTACACTATGGACAGGGTGCTGGGCGTATAGTGGCCAAGTTAGCTGAAGAAGTAGGTTGATCTCTTCACCTGCTCCAGGTCTAAGGCGCCTGTGGAAGGGACACAGCTGAAGCGAGGGGAAAGAGGGGGCTGGAATCCATGGGGGCACACACCATTGCTTTCTCCTTACCTGTCTTGGGCACTGCTTGCAGAGTCCCCAGCAGCTTGGCAAACAGGGCAGGCTCCACAGCCTTCTGGGGCCTGGGACTGCAGGCAGAGCAAAGGTGAGGCATGGGCAGTGcgagtgggggtgggaagggcacCATGGCTTCCCTGGGGATTCACCTGAGGCCGGAGCAGTAGCGCTGTACCAGGAACTTGGCCAGATCTTCCAGGATGGGCTGGCTGTGCAGACGCACAAACTGCTCCCGGCACACCTGAAAAGAGCGGTGGGGCGCCAGGGTCAAGCGTTGCCCATGGGTGACCAGGGCTTAAGGGCAGGACCCCATCATCTCCGTGGGGTTCTCGAGGATGGGGACTGGGCACACCTCGTTCATGACTGAGATGTCAGCCGCGTGGGTCCAGAAGCAGTCGTGCACAGAGACGAAGGTGAGGCCCTTCCTGTGTGGAGACCTCTGGTGAGGAGGCAGCTGGCCAGACTCATGACGCTGCACTCTCCGCGCAGGTGGGGGACCCCCATAGCAGTGCGAGCCCCACCATACGCAAAGATCCACACTGCTTCAGGGTGCCTGATCCAAGGACAGACCCCAAGTCCCCCTTCACACCTGGTAGAGCTTATATGGCGTTGAAGCCCTGCTGTGTGGAAATCCTTTCAGGTCTCCACCCAGCCCTACCCTGGTACGACTTGGCTGAGGGCCACTTCCAAAGACGCACCTGTAGCAGTGCAGGGCCGTCAGCATCATGTGCGAGGAGTCCAGCGAGTGGATGAAGTTGGGAGGGAAGCCGTTCTTCTGCTTCACAGTGTTAGGCCTTCTGTGGATAAGCATGCTGCCACCCAGCGCTCTTCAgatccctgccccctccccaccttctcCCCTCGGGCCTCTCCCCAAAGCTCACTGGTTGGTGTCATGGTTGCTGGCGCAGGTGATTGTCTGGAGCCCGCCTTTCATCtgcagggtgggggaggagctGCTGAGTCCTGTttcatgggcggggggggggggggggaggcagagggcGAGCAAGGGGACAGAATCCACATACCTGGAACTTGGCATTGTGGTGGTAGGGCTGGATGACAGGGACCCCCAGGGGCGTGACCCATTCCACGGCCCAGCCAGCTTGGGAGATGAGGCGGGCGCTCTGGGTCAGCCAGTGCTATGGGTAGCAAGGACAGGGGTCAGTTCAGGAAGGGGAGCTGAGGGACTGAGAGGGGCTGGGCTAGGGAGGGGACGCACCTGGATGGCGCGAGTGCTGGAGAACATCTCCTGCAGGCTCTGGAAGACCTGGCAGACCAGGTAGTGGGAGGCCTCCCAGACGAACTcctgtgggtgggggggaggagccAACACCAATGGGCGGTGTGACTGGCAGTTGGACCCTCTCTCACTGCCTGCGAGCCACAGAGCCCACAGCCCTGTGCTGCTCACACCCCACCCGATTTTCAGGAGAAACCGAGATCCTGTGCGAGGAGGAGACCCCCGGCTCAGAAAGGAGGGGAAGGCCAGCCCCCGAGGAGCCTTGGCAAGGGAACACAGCCGCACCTGAGGGAAGTCGCTGAGCTCGCGCAGGCGCTTGGCAATCTGCAGGCGCCCTCCATAGCGCGTAACCCCATAAACCACAGTCATCACCGTCTGCTTCACCACTTTGCGGCTGATGAAGCCTTCAAGCACCTGGGCCACGCGCACGCCCTGCTCGGCGTCCTGTCTGCGGAATACCTCCACCTGGGGTAGGGGTGGGAGTCAGTGCCCAGAGCAGCCCATGACTTTACCCCAGGGACTCCCGCAGGGCAAGGAGGGACAGAAGCGgggaccccccccaccaccacacctacctgGGCCGCCACCTCGCTGTACACGTCCTGTGGCAGATCCGAAGGCAGCAAGTTGACCGAGCTGGCACCGGCGCTGTCCCGGCCCAGGGCTGCGTAATGCTGCAAGCCATTGCAGGAACCGTCCTGGCCAAAGGGGGCGCACATGAGCCAAGGCTACAGCTGTGCTCAAAATGAGCCCTCCCCCAACTGCACATCtccaaaggggggaggggagaggcaagGGGGTGTGCCGTCTAGCTACACAGCAAAGCACCCTGGTTCGCCTGGGAGTCCCACATGATACCCACACTTTGGAGACATCCAATCCTAGGGGCGCACCTCCAACAGGGCCCACCTGTGCTTACTTGGTGAACCGGCAGGTGGGAGAGAAAGGTGGCTGGGTCAGAGGATCTTACAGCCTCTGCCACCTCCATGCAGCAGGCCAGGGTCTGCCAGGGCTCATCGGCCTTCATCCACCACTTCCGGCCCTACAGAGGGTATAGCTTCAGACCCAGGCTCAGGGGACATGAGGTCAAGGAAGAATGTGAGTCagggcagggagagacagagagagaaagcaagctgggcacggtggtgcacgcctttaatcccagcactcaggaggcagaggtaggagagttgccatgagttcaaggccaccctgagactagtgaattccaggtcagcctgggctagagtgacatcctacctcgaaaaacaaaaacagagaaagcaGATATACAAACAACCAGGCTAAGGAGTGGGGCTGGTGGAACACCTCTGCTCACAGGAGCCTGCTGTCCTACCGTCATGGGCCGATCGGCTGAGTCCAGGATGTCATCCATGACCTCATTGGCAAAGGCCAGACGGTTCTGCAGCGAGTCTCGTTTACGGAGCCCAGTGAGGTTGACTAGGTGGATCTTGAGCCAGTCCAAACCACGTGGGCCCAGTGGTTTGCCCTCGGCAAAGCGCAGCAGCGCTCGTGCCAGGTCACTTCCCAGGTGGTTGAAGTGTGGCGGGCATGGGTAGGTGCGGCCACGGAAGTCCATGTTGTGGGGCAGCCAGAAGACATGGTCACGCAGGTGTTGCGCCAGTGACAGCCGGTAGAGTGCATCTGCCCGAAGGCTGTGCATCTCACGCGCCACCTTCAGGCAGCGCACGAGTTCGCGCCGCACTTCAGCCTTGCGCGCAGGTGGAGTATCAGGTGGCAAAGGTAACTCTGGAGGCTGTGGGGCCTCAGAGGCAGGAGGGGGCACGCCAAGGTGCACACTGCCCTTGTCCCTGAAGACCTGGAGAACCAGGTCCAGAACGCGTCCGTTGACGCGCCAGGCACAGTTGCCCAGCTGCGTGAGTGTGTCCAGGGCACCGTGCAGCTGGGCAGGTGGGCAGCACTCCAGCAGGCGCTGGTGCTGTCGGGTGCCCTCCACTGCCCGCATGAGCTTGGTGGAGCTCAGCAAGAAGGCACCCGCATGCGGCGAGGTCCAGGGAAGTGGGGGGCACAGCATTGGCATGTCCTTGGCCTCAAAGATCAGCGTGGGCTCTGCCGCAGTGGCTAGCAGCTGCGTGAACGCAGGATGTGGTTTCAGGATACCAATCTGAGCAAGAAAGGACAGGCTGTCAGCCACCCCAGCATGGAAAGGAAGACCTGGACCTGCTGATCTCTGCAAAGGTGTCCCACACACCGGAAGGGGAATGGTGCCTGCTCCACAGCAGGGTACCCCACTCACCTGGCGAAAACTGCGGAAGGAGTAGACATGGTATAGCACTGGGATGAGCCGGCAGGAGCCCTGGGGTGCCACCAGGCTGCGTGGCATCTGCACAGCCTGCACAAGCAGCTCGGTCAGCTGGTtccccagctccagcagcaggcgCATTGGCCAGGGCGACTGTAGTGGCGGTTCAGGTGGGCCCAGCGCCTCCCAGTATTGCCTTGGCAGGTAGGGAGTCTCTACCTGCAGAGAGGGTTGGTCAGGGGAGCTGTGACAAGCTCAGATGGAGTTAGGCAGCCAGGAACAGCAGAGTGGTTCTAGGGGAGGGGATGGCCCTGCCTGCCCCTCACCTGGGTGTCCGAGGCCAACAGCTGAAGATACTGGAAGTAGCGCTGCTCTAGCTCCTTCACTTGGTGGCTGAGCTGCCTCTGCTTCATTGAGTGCCGGTTGAAGGTCTGCAGACCCACGTCATGGGCCAAGTGGATGAGGGACTCGCCCTGGGCAGGCAGCGCATGCAGGGCCTGAGGCAGAGGTGACCATCAGGCAGCCTTGCCACCAGTGCCCTTACTGTCCCGGGGTCCCTGGGCCATAGACACACCTGCAGTAGCAAATCCACCAGCTCCCGATCCTCAAGCAGGCACAGGAAGGGGTAGAGCGAGGGCCGGCCACTACGAGCTTCCCGAGCCAGCCTGGTCTTGGTCTCCTGCAGCACGCGGAGAAGTTCCACTTTCCACTGCTCACGCAGAGTCTCCAGGGTCTTGCGCTGTGGGGGAGCAGTCAATGCTGCAAGCTCAGGGTCCCCTGTACACACTCACAGGGCCCTCGGGACTGGCATCACTGGGCCTAAGGCTGAGGGAGAGTGCAGGCCTGCCTTTGCCTTGAGCTTACTGCTTTGAGGACCTCCTTGGTCAGCTGTGGGGCCTTGTCCACTGACTGGACGCTGATGTTGTTGGTCAGCTCAACCTGTAGCTGCTGCTGGAAGAAGCCCTTCAGAGTCTCCAGGGGCAGGGACATCTTTGGGTAGGACACCGGCTCATCCTGAAGGGCACAGCAGGTAATGAGGATGAAACATGAGAAGCGGATACAGCAGAGGCCGAGACCCTGCAATGTGGCTCCCACTGCAACTGTGTGAGCATGCACCCCGCcccaaagtaaaaacaaaaccagagcaTGGAGAACTAAAAAGGAGTGTACATGCTCAGTCACACAACCTCCACCAGCCGACTAGCCCAGCATCCTGGAACAATGTACACACAGCATGCTTCACCCACGCACTGGACACTGCCCAGCCAAGACAGGAGTGAAGCTCTGCCACACACCACAGCATGGAGGGACCTTGAAGACATCGGGCTCAGCAAGAGAGCCAGACCAAAAGGCACACACCCACACTGTGGGACTATGAGAGGAAAAGATCCAGAACAAGCGAATCCAGGGACTGGAAGTGGATTTTGGTATCTGACTGTACTAACCTTCATCACGCACATGGTTTATGTAGTGGACCTGAATTATATCTCAAAGGCAATCCTTGAGCCACCACCCTCCCCCAGCTCCTAACTGTCCTCAGGCACTTCCAGGCTCTGTATGATCAACCTTGCTGCCATAGGAAGGGAAGAACATGGGGTTGGTGTGGTAGCCAGGAAGGGTGGAGGCCTCACAGGATACCTGCCACGTTCCCTAGGACTCACCTTGGAGTAGACCTCCCTGAGCAGCTCAGAGGTGTTGACCTGGGGTGAGGGCTGTGGTGGAAGGCTGAAGGTGGGCTTCGCCTTAACCACGGCTCTCAGGATGGCAGCCCGTTCCTCCTCCAGCAGGGGCAGATCTGTAAAGATCTGGGTCGGCTGTAGCCCATCATGGACCATCTGGTCCAGGCACCTAtgggccacacacacacagagatctgGAGCTGGCTTTCTGGAAAGGTGGGGCCACCTCTCACTTGATACCTACCGTTTacttatgtttttttaatattttagttctttatttatttgaaagagagagagaaagcaagaaacagagaatgggcacgctagggtctccagccactgcaaataaactccagacgcatgtgcccacttgtgcatctggcttacatgggtcctgaggaatcgaaccggggtccttaggcttcacaggcaaacttcttaaccactaagccatttccccagcctccccccaattttttatttactttttttgttgtttttttcaaggtgcggtcttactctagcccaggatagccccaaactcagtgattcttctacctctgcctcccaagtgctagcaattacttatttgagagagttagagggagataaagagaatgagcccaccagggcttccagccactgcaaatgaactccaaatgcatgcaccaccttatgtccctggctcacatgggtactggggaattgaacctgggtccttaggcttcacagtcaagtgccctaactgctgaggcatctctccagccccatgataccTACCTTCTGATGGTGTGGGTATCCTGGTCCCGCCGCCCCATACACTGCAGTGCAGACGCGTAGGACAACAGGTCTGGGGTAAGGCCAGAGTCCTTCAGCATGAAGAACACATACACCAGCTCCTTGAGGGAACCCTGTCAATACCCAGGCAGGGTGAGCATTGAGGATATCACAGGGGTCCCCATTTTTCTGCTCCCTGAAGACCCCTCCCCTGTAGTAGTGACTCAGAGGGGACCAGGTCCCAAGTGGCCAAGGggcttgtctttatttattttttattttttgaggtagggtcttgctttagtccaggctgacctggaattcactatgtagtctcagggtgtcctcgaactcactgtgatcctcctacctctgctgcccaagtattgggattaaaggtgtgcaccaccatgcctggctttgtaattttttaaagatttttttaaaaatttatttagttattatagacagatggagaaagagtgtgtgtgtgtaagaaatgggcacaccagggcctctagctactgaaaatgaactccagatgcatgtgccaccatgtgcatctggcttacatgggacctggagaattgaacctgtgtccttttgtattgcaggcaagcatcttaagtgctaaaccatctctcaagtcccgctttgtatttttgatttgttttactTTGGGGGAAAATTTGAGACAAAGAGCCAGGCATAGAGGGACACACTTTTaatttcaatcccagcactcagggggcagaggtaggaggattgctgggattttgaggccatcctgagactacagagtgaattccaggtcagcctgggatagggcaAGGGCCTatgctgaaaaaacaaaacaaaacaaaacaacccaggcatggtggccacacctttaatcttagcacccaGGAtgcagtgggttcaaggccatcctgagactacatagtgaattcaaggtcagcttgggatagagcgagaccctacctggaaaaagcaaacgCTCTGCAACCGAGGCTAACCgcaatctcatggcaatcctcctgtcttaacCTTCTGAGTACTAGGAGGACAGGCCTATGCCACTAGGCCTGGCCCATGTCACTAGACTCCCTCTTGTCCACACACCttggtggtgtttttttcttgttgttgtttgtttggttggttggttgattctctgaggtagggtctcactctagcccaggctgacctggaattcactatgtagtttcatatggccttgaactcatgacgatcctcctacttctgcctctcaagtgctgggattaaaggtgtgtgccaccatgcccggctgttttgatttttatttgttttatgttatttgagagagaaagcggcatATACACAGAgaacgagcacaccagggccccatgtcactgcactgcaaatgaactgtagaagcatgtgctactttgtgcgtctggcttacatgggtactggggagtcaaacctgggtccttaggcttcacaggcaagcatcttaactgctaagccatctctcactatgtttatttttttaaatattttattcatttgcacatgTGCAAGCGTGAGAGAGAatgatatgccaggacctctagacagtgcaaaagaactccagacacagacttctggttaagatggcagcacaggaactacaccaaagcagcctaggggagaaaaaaaaagaaagaaaccagcaaaatacactcttctactaaaaagtgaaggtgtctaagaaattatcaaccacagcagagaggtaggagagacccagagcatcgagagaccacagaagcaggcaaaagcggctccagcagcggtggcATTAGGTTCACACGgccaccaggcttggcctgagccacaggaaagaggcaggggaggggattttccactcacaccagtctccttgcaaactcaagaaaaatGAAGAGGGGGATGGCCGGGACCAACAAAGCAGCTTGTTAGGAAGAGGATCGTGAGGACCAGCggaagaacttcagccaccaaacacagcacccagcaccagtgatTAGAGCACTGACatactgacccagccagcctacctgaacccaaGTGGACGCGCATCATAACTGAggccaaagccatcccaaaaggtaactgcgCTTATAACAGGTCAGTGCCCGTCAAAAGAGCCTGGTACATA
This sequence is a window from Jaculus jaculus isolate mJacJac1 chromosome 15, mJacJac1.mat.Y.cur, whole genome shotgun sequence. Protein-coding genes within it:
- the Polrmt gene encoding DNA-directed RNA polymerase, mitochondrial isoform X1, whose protein sequence is MALCWGRGAAGLSRALRSSGCARPVAEERGTLGGLWGSRRNSTARPCEHDRRKDWGLAELLEVLEARVQQLQAESGSGSEAVGKQLQVSRPAEHFARWAKKLHKDHLELQVRRQRLERKLKAASLKVQPRPLLRVEPQLQNSRLASCLQEPHRNAWEELLARALQEVPQKLSCEGALEVHTPAQAGELDELESELWTLQQKLLFFFKGCLASGHLPLAHHVLVSHHSRPRKQLQLTLAMYNTVMLGWARQGSLKELVYVFFMLKDSGLTPDLLSYASALQCMGRRDQDTHTIRRCLDQMVHDGLQPTQIFTDLPLLEEERAAILRAVVKAKPTFSLPPQPSPQVNTSELLREVYSKDEPVSYPKMSLPLETLKGFFQQQLQVELTNNISVQSVDKAPQLTKEVLKARKTLETLREQWKVELLRVLQETKTRLAREARSGRPSLYPFLCLLEDRELVDLLLQALHALPAQGESLIHLAHDVGLQTFNRHSMKQRQLSHQVKELEQRYFQYLQLLASDTQVETPYLPRQYWEALGPPEPPLQSPWPMRLLLELGNQLTELLVQAVQMPRSLVAPQGSCRLIPVLYHVYSFRSFRQIGILKPHPAFTQLLATAAEPTLIFEAKDMPMLCPPLPWTSPHAGAFLLSSTKLMRAVEGTRQHQRLLECCPPAQLHGALDTLTQLGNCAWRVNGRVLDLVLQVFRDKGSVHLGVPPPASEAPQPPELPLPPDTPPARKAEVRRELVRCLKVAREMHSLRADALYRLSLAQHLRDHVFWLPHNMDFRGRTYPCPPHFNHLGSDLARALLRFAEGKPLGPRGLDWLKIHLVNLTGLRKRDSLQNRLAFANEVMDDILDSADRPMTGRKWWMKADEPWQTLACCMEVAEAVRSSDPATFLSHLPVHQDGSCNGLQHYAALGRDSAGASSVNLLPSDLPQDVYSEVAAQVEVFRRQDAEQGVRVAQVLEGFISRKVVKQTVMTVVYGVTRYGGRLQIAKRLRELSDFPQEFVWEASHYLVCQVFQSLQEMFSSTRAIQHWLTQSARLISQAGWAVEWVTPLGVPVIQPYHHNAKFQMKGGLQTITCASNHDTNQRPNTVKQKNGFPPNFIHSLDSSHMMLTALHCYRKGLTFVSVHDCFWTHAADISVMNEVCREQFVRLHSQPILEDLAKFLVQRYCSGLSPRPQKAVEPALFAKLLGTLQAVPKTGALDLEQVKRSTYFFS